The following are encoded together in the Choloepus didactylus isolate mChoDid1 chromosome 7, mChoDid1.pri, whole genome shotgun sequence genome:
- the LOC119540308 gene encoding olfactory receptor 12D2-like: MLNQTSVTEFLLLGVTDIRELQLLLFVVFFTIYIFNVVGNGAILMIVISDPRLHSPMYFFLGNLSCLDICYSTVTLPKMLENFLSSHKAISFLVCISQLHFFHFLGSTEVMLLAVMAFDRFVAICKPLHYTMIMNHQLCIQMASTVWVIGFFHALLHSIMTSRLNFCGSNHIHHFFCDIKPLLDLACGNTDLNQWLLNTVTGTIAMGSFFLTLLSYFSIITYLFCKTHSCSVLHKALSTCASHFMVVMLLYVPALFTYIRPASGSSMDQDRVIAIMYTVVTPVLNPLIYTLRNKEVKGALGRAISRKL; the protein is encoded by the coding sequence ATGCTGAATCAAACCTCAGTCACTGAATTTCTTCTACTGGGAGTAACAGACATCCGAGAACTGCAGCTTCttctctttgtggttttcttCACAATCTACATTTTCAATGTGGTGGGGAATGGAGCCATCCTGATGATTGTCATCTCTGATCCAAGACTCCATTCACCTATGTATTTCTTCCTGGGAAACCTCTCATGCCTAGATATCTGCTATTCCACGGTGACACTGCCAAAGATGCTGGAGAACTTCCTCTCTTCACATAAAGCAATTTCTTTCTTGGTATGTATAAGtcagcttcatttcttccactTTTTGGGAAGCACTGAGGTCATGTTGTTGGCCGTGATGGCCTTCGACCGCTTTGTGGCTATTTGCAAACCACTTCATTACACCATGATCATGAATCATCAGCTGTGTATCCAGATGGCAAGCACAGTCTGGGTCATTGGATTTTTTCATGCCTTGCTGCACTCCATAATGACCTCTCGTTTGAACTTCTGTGGCTCCAACCATATCCATCACTTCTTCTGTGATATTAAGCCACTGCTGGACCTGGCCTGTGGGAACACTGATCTCAACCAGTGGCTGCTTAATACTGTCACAGGGACCATTGCCATGGGCTCCTTCTTTCTGACACTTCTCTCCTATTTCTCTATTATCACCTATCTCTTCTGCAAGACTCATTCTTGCAGTGTGCTTCACAAAGCACTGTCCACTTGTGCCTCCCACTTCATGGTAGTTATGCTTCTCTATGTTCCTGCTCTTTTCACCTACATTCGTCCTGCTTCAGGCAGCTCCATGGACCAGGATCGGGTCATTGCTATCATGTACACTGTGGTCACTCCTGTACTGAATCCACTGATCTATACCTTGAGGAATAAGGAAGTGAAGGGGGCCTTGGGTAGGGCAATCAGCAGGAAGCTTTGA
- the LOC119540295 gene encoding olfactory receptor 12D2-like — translation MLNQTSVSEFLLLGVTDSQEIPPLLFVVFLTMYIVNASGNGAILMIVISDPRLHSAMYFFLGNLSCLDICYSTVTLPKMPENFLYSHNAISFLGCISQLHFFHFFGSTETFLLPVMAFDHFVAICKPLHYTVIMNHQLCIQMASTVSFFHALLCSIMSSCLKFCGSKHIHHFYCDVKPLLDLACGNIDLNQMLLNIVTGTIAMSSFFLTFLSYFSIITCLFFKSHSCSTLHKALSTCASHFMVVVLFYVPVLFTYACPSSGSSMDRDWVIAIMYTVVTPVLNPLIYTLRNREVKAALSRAIRRKL, via the coding sequence ATGCTGAATCAAACCTCAgtctctgaatttcttctcctGGGAGTGACAGACAGCCAAGAAATTCCGCCGCTTCTCTTTGTGGTTTTCCTCACCATGTACATTGTCAATGCATCAGGGAATGGAGCCATTCTGATGATTGTCATCTCTGATCCAAGACTCCATTCAGCTATGTATTTCTTCCTGGGAAACCTCTCATGCCTAGATATCTGCTACTCTACGGTGACACTGCCAAAGATGCCGGAGAACTTCCTCTATTCACATAATGCAATTTCTTTCTTGGGATGCATAAGccagcttcatttcttccactTTTTTGGAAGCACTGAGACCTTCTTGTTGCCTGTAATGGCCTTTGACCACTTTGTGGCAATCTGCAAACCACTTCATTACACTGTCATCATGAATCATCAGCTCTGTATCCAGATGGCAAGCACTGTTAGTTTTTTCCATGCTTTGCTGTGCTCCATAATGAGCTCTTGCTTGAAGTTTTGTGGCTCCAAACATATCCATCACTTCTACTGTGATGTTAAGCCACTGCTGGACCTGGCCTGTGGAAACATCGATCTCAACCAGATGCTACTTAATATTGTCACGGGGACCATTGccatgagctccttctttctgacaTTTCTCTCCTATTTCTCAATTATCACCTGTCTCTTCTTCAAGTCTCATTCTTGCAGCACGCTTCACAAAGCACTGTCTACTTGTGCCTCCCACTTCATGGTAGTTGTTCTTTTCTACGTTCCTGTCCTTTTCACCTATGCTTGTCCTTCTTCAGGGAGCTCCATGGACCGGGATTGGGTCATTGCCATCATGTACACTGTGGTCACTCCTGTACTGAATCCACTGATCTACACCCTGAGGAACAGGGAAGTGAAGGCGGCCTTGAGTAGGGCGATCAGAAGGAAGCTGTGA